A genomic stretch from Chryseobacterium sp. SNU WT5 includes:
- a CDS encoding Rid family detoxifying hydrolase, with protein sequence MKKIITTPKAPAAIGPYAQANFVNGVLYISGQIPVNSETGNVEEGIEKATHQVMKNLEAILTEAGLTFSHVAKATIFLKNMDDFAVMNEIYASYLNPESFPARETVQVSCLPKNVDIEISMIAHQF encoded by the coding sequence ATGAAAAAAATAATAACGACACCAAAAGCTCCAGCAGCAATTGGTCCATATGCACAAGCAAATTTTGTAAACGGAGTACTGTATATTTCAGGACAGATTCCTGTAAACTCTGAAACAGGTAACGTTGAAGAAGGAATCGAAAAAGCAACGCATCAGGTAATGAAAAATCTGGAAGCAATTTTAACGGAAGCTGGCTTAACTTTCAGTCATGTTGCTAAAGCAACTATCTTTTTAAAAAATATGGATGATTTTGCCGTGATGAATGAAATTTACGCTTCTTACCTAAATCCAGAAAGTTTCCCAGCTCGTGAAACAGTTCAGGTTTCTTGTTTACCGAAAAATGTGGATATTGAAATTTCTATGATCGCACACCAATTTTAA
- a CDS encoding putative LPS assembly protein LptD, which translates to MVKTGFKNILQILIILIFNNFLAHLGAQNLTENKMVNQPINRKDTVVLKKEQLESVVKTKAERIRNDIPKKMTYLNKNAQVNYQDMVIDADYISIDWDKSLIYARGEVDSIGKIKNPAKATQGGKTYEYDEFTYNIKTRQAIAFNARTEESEGVIVAEKTKKYNDSVFFMRRGKYTTDEYFIKKKDTIADYYLLAPTIKLIKGKEKSQVITGPIQLYIEQVPTPLIMPFAILPFSDKRSAGILIPSFGEREDVGFFLNSLGYYQPIGEHFDFKILTDFYTKGSWNLRPEVNYKKNYKYTGNFSADIGTTIRGIKGLDDYSKTGTYRIAWRHQQDTKANPFLTFSASVDVVSNKFYNNTVNNNYAFNQNNLNAQQNSSISVVKRFLTLPITITGTSSYSQNFSTGLADLKLPVLNVAVNQFYLFKPKTGVRQGLLENITVNTGLNLNNYVQTNEGELFTKVMWDKMQTGLRNNISLGTNTTVAKYFTFSVSANIDNALTTKTLTRTYNPISNKVEDILNKKIAGYSSFSTSASLQTVLYGMLNFKKGSAIEAVRHMITPQLGFSYSPDFSTPAFGYFKNYYNDRGEMTPYSIFDRGIIGSPNSGLVQSLNFSLNNNVEMKVRSKKDSTGVKKLKIFESLNFNTSYNFAAPIYKWSMFSFNGQTTLFEKLNLNTSLTLEPYEITFAPGQEYGVRTENFGHFSIQGFNAQLSYPLSEAIFGEKEDISKMYKAKGEIRNESYYFDEDNYARFTQPWTLNINAQYGYTKSLTRFGNSVASVGLDGSLKLTPYWNLTGNLYYDVVNKEIANTQLGFSRDQRSFTINFNWIPFGQYKVYDFFIGIKANILRDALKYKDRSFTQPNAPF; encoded by the coding sequence TTGGTCAAAACTGGCTTCAAAAATATACTACAAATTCTAATTATCCTAATTTTTAACAATTTTTTAGCACATCTCGGGGCTCAAAACTTGACTGAAAATAAGATGGTTAATCAACCTATTAATAGGAAAGACACCGTTGTTCTCAAAAAAGAACAGCTCGAATCTGTTGTGAAGACAAAAGCAGAACGCATCCGAAACGATATCCCAAAAAAAATGACTTACCTGAATAAAAATGCTCAGGTTAATTACCAGGATATGGTTATTGATGCAGATTACATTTCGATAGATTGGGATAAATCATTAATTTACGCCCGGGGTGAAGTTGATTCTATTGGTAAGATTAAAAATCCTGCAAAAGCAACGCAAGGTGGCAAAACTTATGAATATGATGAGTTTACTTATAATATTAAAACCCGGCAGGCAATCGCTTTCAATGCGAGGACCGAAGAAAGCGAAGGCGTAATTGTGGCGGAAAAAACCAAAAAATATAATGATTCAGTATTCTTTATGAGACGTGGGAAATACACGACCGATGAATATTTCATTAAGAAAAAAGATACGATTGCCGACTATTATTTACTCGCTCCAACGATTAAATTAATTAAAGGAAAAGAGAAATCTCAAGTGATCACAGGTCCTATTCAACTCTATATTGAACAGGTCCCCACTCCCTTAATTATGCCTTTCGCCATCTTACCATTTTCTGATAAAAGAAGTGCAGGAATACTTATCCCAAGTTTTGGGGAACGTGAAGATGTTGGGTTCTTCCTGAATTCACTGGGTTACTATCAACCCATAGGCGAACATTTCGATTTCAAGATCCTTACTGACTTTTACACTAAAGGAAGTTGGAATTTAAGGCCTGAGGTCAACTACAAGAAAAATTATAAATATACCGGAAATTTCTCCGCAGATATAGGAACAACCATTCGAGGAATCAAAGGATTGGATGATTACTCAAAGACCGGAACCTACCGTATTGCGTGGAGACACCAACAGGATACTAAAGCAAACCCCTTTCTAACTTTCTCTGCGTCAGTTGATGTAGTGAGCAACAAATTCTACAACAATACGGTTAATAACAATTATGCATTTAACCAAAACAACCTGAACGCACAGCAAAACTCCTCGATAAGTGTGGTGAAAAGATTTCTGACTTTACCAATAACCATTACAGGAACCTCTTCTTATTCCCAGAATTTCTCCACAGGACTGGCAGATTTAAAGCTCCCAGTGCTCAATGTTGCTGTGAATCAATTTTACTTATTTAAACCTAAAACTGGAGTTAGACAAGGTCTTTTAGAAAACATCACAGTAAACACTGGCTTAAATTTAAACAACTACGTTCAAACCAATGAAGGTGAACTCTTTACGAAAGTAATGTGGGACAAAATGCAAACGGGATTAAGAAATAACATTTCTTTGGGAACCAATACAACTGTGGCAAAATATTTTACGTTTTCAGTCTCTGCAAATATTGATAATGCCCTAACTACAAAAACCTTAACCCGTACCTATAATCCAATTTCAAATAAAGTAGAAGATATTCTTAACAAAAAAATTGCTGGCTACTCTTCTTTTTCTACCAGTGCCAGTTTACAGACGGTGTTGTATGGAATGTTGAATTTCAAAAAGGGTTCGGCCATTGAGGCTGTCCGTCATATGATTACTCCACAACTTGGTTTCAGTTACTCACCTGATTTTTCAACACCTGCATTTGGGTATTTCAAAAACTACTATAATGATCGTGGGGAAATGACTCCTTACTCTATTTTTGACCGAGGGATCATTGGATCACCAAATTCTGGATTGGTACAATCACTTAACTTCTCTCTCAACAATAATGTGGAAATGAAAGTAAGATCTAAAAAAGATTCTACTGGAGTTAAAAAATTGAAGATTTTTGAAAGCTTAAATTTCAATACGAGCTATAATTTTGCAGCTCCGATCTACAAATGGTCAATGTTTAGCTTTAATGGACAAACCACTCTATTTGAAAAACTTAACCTTAATACCAGTTTAACATTAGAACCATACGAGATCACCTTTGCACCAGGCCAGGAATATGGAGTTCGCACCGAAAATTTTGGACATTTCAGTATACAGGGTTTTAACGCACAACTTTCATATCCATTAAGTGAAGCAATTTTTGGTGAAAAAGAAGATATTTCGAAAATGTATAAAGCTAAGGGAGAGATTAGGAATGAAAGTTATTATTTCGACGAAGATAATTACGCTCGCTTTACACAGCCATGGACCTTAAACATTAACGCACAATATGGTTATACCAAAAGCTTAACGCGATTTGGCAATAGTGTAGCCTCTGTAGGATTAGACGGAAGTCTTAAATTGACACCTTATTGGAATTTGACAGGAAATCTATACTATGATGTCGTAAATAAAGAAATTGCGAACACTCAATTGGGATTTTCGCGAGACCAACGGAGTTTTACCATTAATTTTAACTGGATTCCCTTTGGACAGTACAAAGTATATGATTTCTTTATTGGGATCAAAGCTAATATCTTGCGCGATGCACTTAAATACAAAGACAGAAGCTTTACACAACCAAATGCACCATTTTAA
- a CDS encoding trypsin-like peptidase domain-containing protein → MKNTLKKLIPYAVVGVLSGATTVGAFTYFNVKDVGSDYSYFAPKNSDAKYASFNMTGVGDDFVKAAKMTVPAVVSIKNFSAKKGRSNDQDLFDLFFGTPRSQQQQQAPPPNMPTGMGSGVIISPDGYIISNNHVIAGANKLEVVLSNKKSYIANLVGTDPTTDIALLKIEEKGLPYLNFGNSDNVEVGQWVLAVGNPMGLNSTVTAGIVSAKGRSIDLLSQQSRTPIESFIQTDAAINPGNSGGALVDPNGELIGINSAISSKTGYYEGYGFAVPANLARKVVEDIKKFGLVQRGFLGVVPLDLADPRQVAAYNQEKKTNLKAGDGVYLIQVAEKGGAEDAGLRSGDIVTKVDNTTISSYYDLSFAVGSKRPGDKVMVTYLRNGKTNTTAVTLKDQKGGTTLRSKADLTVTEKIGSEFEPLSEKFKTDYGLSSGVVAKNVVDGSEISKIGIVDNYIIIEVNGKTVNSQKDIEKILQGYSGNVQIKFVDEYGRITTKGFKMP, encoded by the coding sequence ATGAAAAATACCTTAAAAAAACTAATTCCTTACGCTGTAGTGGGGGTGCTGTCTGGTGCTACTACAGTAGGTGCATTCACTTACTTTAATGTAAAAGATGTTGGTTCAGATTATTCTTACTTTGCTCCTAAGAATTCTGATGCAAAATATGCATCGTTTAATATGACGGGAGTAGGTGATGATTTTGTGAAAGCTGCCAAAATGACAGTTCCGGCAGTGGTGAGTATCAAAAACTTCTCTGCTAAAAAAGGAAGGTCCAATGATCAAGATCTTTTTGACCTTTTCTTTGGAACTCCCAGATCTCAACAGCAACAACAGGCTCCTCCACCAAATATGCCTACGGGAATGGGGTCGGGTGTGATCATTTCACCAGATGGATATATCATTTCCAATAACCATGTTATCGCTGGTGCTAATAAATTGGAAGTAGTTCTTTCTAACAAAAAATCTTATATTGCTAATCTGGTTGGGACTGATCCTACTACTGATATTGCTCTGTTAAAAATTGAAGAGAAGGGATTACCTTACCTTAATTTTGGAAATTCTGACAATGTAGAAGTTGGTCAGTGGGTATTGGCAGTTGGAAACCCAATGGGATTAAATTCTACAGTAACTGCAGGGATTGTTTCTGCAAAAGGTAGAAGCATTGATTTATTGAGTCAACAATCCAGAACACCGATTGAGAGCTTTATTCAAACCGATGCTGCCATTAACCCAGGAAACTCTGGAGGTGCATTAGTAGATCCAAATGGTGAGTTAATTGGTATTAACTCTGCAATTTCTTCAAAAACAGGTTATTATGAAGGGTATGGTTTTGCAGTCCCTGCAAACTTAGCAAGAAAAGTGGTGGAGGATATTAAGAAATTTGGTCTTGTTCAAAGAGGTTTCTTAGGAGTTGTGCCTTTAGATCTAGCCGATCCAAGACAGGTCGCAGCTTATAATCAAGAGAAAAAAACAAATTTGAAAGCGGGCGATGGCGTTTATCTTATTCAGGTTGCCGAAAAAGGTGGTGCTGAAGATGCAGGATTAAGAAGTGGTGATATTGTTACTAAAGTAGATAATACTACAATATCAAGTTACTACGATCTATCATTTGCGGTTGGAAGTAAACGACCTGGTGACAAAGTAATGGTAACCTATTTAAGAAATGGAAAAACAAATACAACTGCGGTAACTCTGAAGGATCAGAAAGGTGGTACAACACTAAGAAGCAAAGCAGATCTTACGGTAACGGAAAAAATTGGATCTGAATTTGAACCGCTCAGCGAGAAATTTAAAACTGATTACGGTTTAAGCAGTGGAGTAGTTGCTAAAAATGTAGTTGATGGTAGTGAAATATCTAAAATCGGAATCGTAGATAATTATATTATTATCGAAGTCAATGGAAAAACAGTGAATTCACAGAAAGACATTGAAAAGATATTACAGGGATATAGCGGAAATGTACAGATAAAATTTGTAGATGAATACGGTAGGATTACTACAAAAGGATTCAAAATGCCTTAA
- the rpsT gene encoding 30S ribosomal protein S20: MANHKSALKRIRQSEKKRVINRYYHKTARTALRVLRSEEDKAAATVQLPSVISLLDKLVKKNIIHKNKAANLKSKLTKHVNALA; encoded by the coding sequence ATGGCAAATCATAAATCAGCTCTGAAGAGAATCAGACAAAGCGAAAAGAAAAGAGTAATCAACAGATACTACCACAAAACTGCTAGAACAGCTTTGAGAGTGTTGAGAAGTGAGGAGGATAAAGCTGCAGCGACAGTTCAGTTGCCATCAGTAATCTCTTTGTTGGATAAATTGGTAAAGAAAAATATCATCCACAAAAATAAGGCAGCAAACCTTAAAAGTAAGTTGACTAAGCACGTTAACGCTCTAGCGTAA
- a CDS encoding N-acetylmuramoyl-L-alanine amidase, whose protein sequence is MITDSFSFKKCLFLFFTMIFFLPTAQKKFTIVLDAGHGGSDHGANRSYSDLGIVREKDVTLAIVLKLGRMLEKNKDYKVIYTRKIDEYPSLTSRTTLANRSKADLFLSVHVNSSASSSSTAIGTETFIQGPNQNRKNLEVAKAENDVIFLDEKDRETFASYDPSSPESLIALKIQQSKYLESSLLIGSIVEDNFVNKDKRISRGIKQADLHVLRMNAMPSVLIETGFVNNYEDARYLASDKGQSDIAESIYDAISKYRGTMDRNGSAQKQPKEPEKPEEKPLKNDFRILLMSSPVKYTHTDPALKGLNYILTIKENDLYKYYYSVTNFSSVRDNNLKTVKDAGFRNASSISFIPNQRLGIGYYTIELAVSDQKLSSNSYILNSLKEVNRIKEKGRFYYTYGKFATLEEAVKVQKELDDKGIKNTVIQKNSR, encoded by the coding sequence ATGATTACGGATAGTTTTTCTTTTAAAAAGTGTTTATTCCTGTTTTTTACGATGATATTCTTTCTTCCAACTGCTCAAAAAAAGTTCACTATTGTTCTTGATGCAGGCCATGGAGGGAGTGACCATGGAGCAAATAGGAGTTATAGTGATTTGGGTATAGTACGAGAAAAAGATGTCACTTTAGCCATTGTACTCAAATTGGGTAGAATGCTGGAAAAAAATAAAGATTACAAAGTTATTTATACCAGAAAGATTGATGAATACCCATCACTCACTTCCCGAACTACTCTAGCGAATCGCAGCAAGGCAGATTTATTTTTGAGTGTACATGTTAATTCTTCAGCATCATCTTCATCAACAGCAATTGGGACGGAGACCTTTATTCAAGGTCCGAATCAAAATAGAAAGAATCTGGAAGTTGCGAAAGCAGAAAATGATGTGATTTTTTTGGATGAGAAAGACCGTGAGACTTTTGCGTCTTATGACCCTTCATCTCCGGAATCCTTAATCGCACTTAAAATTCAACAAAGTAAATATTTAGAAAGTAGTTTGCTCATAGGGAGTATCGTGGAAGATAACTTTGTAAATAAAGACAAAAGAATTTCGCGTGGAATTAAGCAAGCAGACTTACACGTTTTACGAATGAATGCAATGCCGTCTGTTTTAATTGAAACAGGATTTGTAAATAATTATGAGGATGCCAGATATTTAGCGTCTGATAAGGGACAAAGTGATATTGCAGAAAGTATTTACGATGCGATTAGTAAATACAGAGGCACTATGGACCGAAATGGTAGCGCGCAAAAGCAACCGAAAGAACCGGAAAAACCGGAAGAAAAGCCTTTAAAAAATGATTTTAGAATTTTATTAATGTCTTCACCGGTAAAATATACCCATACAGATCCTGCTTTGAAAGGGCTTAATTATATTTTGACCATAAAAGAAAATGATTTGTACAAATATTATTACAGTGTTACTAATTTTTCTTCCGTACGCGATAATAATTTAAAAACGGTAAAAGATGCAGGCTTTAGGAATGCCAGCTCCATCTCTTTCATTCCGAACCAAAGACTGGGAATTGGATATTACACGATAGAACTGGCTGTAAGCGATCAGAAACTGAGTTCTAACTCTTATATTTTGAATTCACTTAAAGAAGTGAACCGTATCAAGGAGAAAGGAAGGTTTTATTATACATATGGGAAGTTTGCAACCTTGGAAGAGGCTGTGAAAGTTCAGAAGGAACTGGATGATAAAGGAATTAAAAATACCGTAATTCAGAAAAATTCAAGATAA